The Corallococcus caeni region TGGGGCGAGGAGGCGAAGCGGACGCTGACGCACAGCCTGCACGTGGTGGTGCCGGGGCTGGGGCACAACACGGTGGGCGCGGACTGCGCGCGCACGCTGATGGCGGAGGTGCTCACGCGCGGCAGCGTGGAGGGCCTGACGCCGGACTGTGGCGCGGGCCTCAAGCGGCCGCCCTTCTTCACCTCCTTCGCTGGCCCCGTGCCGTAGGACTTCACGCGCCCATGATTGAAGCCAGGAACCTGCACAAGCGCTTCGGCTCCGTGACGGCCGTGCACGACGTGTCCTTCACCGCGGAGGACGGCGTCATCACGGGCCTCTTGGGCCCCAACGGCGCGGGCAAGACGACGACGCTGCGAATGCTCTACACGCTGGTGCGCCCGGATGGCGGCACCGCCACCGTGGACGGCGTGGACGTGGCCCAGAAGCCGGAGGTGGCCCGCAGGGCCCTGGGCGTGCTGCCCGACGCGCGCGGCCTCTACCCGCGCCTCACCGCGCGCGAACACGCGCGGTACTTCGGCGAGCTGCACGGGCTGTCCGGCGCGGCGCTGGATGCGCGCGTGGAGGAGCTGGTGGAGCTGCTGGACATGAAGGACATCGCGGACCGGCGCACGGAGGGCTTCAGCCAGGGCGAGCGCGTGAAGGTGGCGCTGGCGCGCGCGTTGGTGCACGGGCCTCGCAACGTGCTGCTGGACGAGCCCACCAACGGCCTGGACGTGATGGCCACGCGGTCCGTGCGCACGCTGTTGCGCAAGCTGAAGGCGCAGGGCTGCTGCGTGGTGTTCTCCAGCCACGTGATGCAGGAGGTGGCCGCGCTGTGTGACCGCATCGTGGTGGTGGCGCGCGGGCGGGTGGTGGCGGACGGGACGGCGGACGCGCTGCGCGCGAGCACCGGCAAGGACAGCCTGGAGGAAGCCTTCGTGAGCGTGATTGGCAGCGAGCAGGGGTTGCGCGAATGAGGGGCCAGGTCGGGACGGTGCTGCGCAAGGAGGTGCTCGACCACCTGCGCGACAAGCGCACGCTGGGCTCCGCGGTGATGTGGCCGCTCTTGGGCCCGCTGGTGTTCCTGGTGATGTTCAACGTGATGGCCTCCTGGTACCGGCAGGACCGGCCGCTGGAGATGCCCGTGGTGGGCCGCGAGCACGCGCCCAGCCTGATGGCCTTCCTGGAGCGCTACGGCGCGAAGCTGTCGGAGGCCCCGAAGGACTACGAGGCGCTGGTGCAGGCCGGCAAGCTGGACGTGGTGCTGGTGGTGCCGGACGACTACGCGCAGGACTTCGCGGACGGACACACCGCCGCGGTGCGGCTGGTGGTGGACAGCTCGCGCAACAAGGCCCGCCAGTCCGTGCAGCGCGCGCAGCGGATGCTGGGCGCGTACTCGCAGCAGACCGGCAGCCAGCGCCTGTTCGCGCGCGGCGTGTCCCCGGAGCTGGCGGTGCCCGTGCGCGTGGACGAGCTGGATTTGTCCACGCCGGAGCGCACCGCGGCCACGGTGCTCACCACCATCCCGCTGTTCCTGGTGATGGCGGCGTTCGCGGGCGGCATGCAGCTGGCCAGCGACACCATGGCCGGCGAGCGCGAGCGCGGCTCGCTGGAGCCCCTCCTGCTCAACCCCGCCCCGCGCGGCGCGGTGGTGGCGGGCAAGTGGCTGGCCACCTGCGCCATGGCGGCCACGGGCGTGCTGTTGTGTCTGGTGGGCTACTTCCTGGTGGTGAAGCGCGTGCCGCTGGAGGACCTGGGCGTGCGCGCCCGCTTCGACACGCCGGCCGCGCTGGGCATGCTGGCCGCGGTGCTGCCGCTGGTGCTGGCCGCGTCCGCCGTGCAGATGTGGGTGTCCACCTATGCACGGTCGTTCAAGGAGGCGCAGACGTACCTGTCGCTCCTGATGGTGCTGCCCACGCTGCCCGGGATGATGCTGGCCCTGTCCCCCATCCAGACGCAGACGTGGATGTTCGCGGTGCCGGTGCTGGGGCAGGAGCTGCTCGCGGGCGAGGTGATGCGCGGCGAGTCGCTGGGGCCCGTGCCCTTCCTGCTCGCGCTCGTGTCCTGCGTGGCGGTGTCGGCGGTGGCGCTGCGCTTCACCACGCGTCTGTTGTCCCAGGAGCGCATCATCTTTGGCAGGAGCTAGCGGGCAGGCGCGCGGGGTCCCGAGTGTCGTCGGGGCGCCGCTTGGCCTGCGTGTTCGCGTGACAGCGCCAGCGAAGTGCCGTCCAATGTTTCGAGATGACGCTCGAGCGTGAACGAGAAGCCTTGCTGCCCTTCGCCCCGGCCTCGGTGGCCTCCACGGAAGGGGAACCGCGGTTCGGCACGTACCAGGGAGAGCTGCCGGAGGTGGACCTGCCCCGGCTGCTGGGGAAGTGGGCCCCGGGGCGCACCACGCGGCTGCTCAAGCGCAAGCGCTGGCACTACACCTTCGTCGCCACGCAGGAGGTGGCGGCCCTCTTCGCGGTGGTGGACCTGGGCTACACGGCCAATGCCTTCGCGGTGGCGGTGGACCTCCAGGAGAAGAGGCCCCTGTGCGACGTGAGCTTCCTGGGCGTGCCCGGGCCGCTCGCGGAGGTGAGCGACAAGCCGGGCGCGGGGCTCGTGGCGGCCTTCCGCACGCTGGGCGGGCGCATGTCCGTGAAGCGCGGCGAGTCCGACGAGCGCTACCAGGTGGAGGTGGACGTCAGCCGCATGCGCACGCAGTCGCTCCAGTCGTTCCAGTGGAACGGCGAGCTCCTGGTGGCGGGCGGCCCGCCGGCCCTCACCGTCATCGCGCCGGTGGAGGGCGACGGCCTGGTCAACGTCACCCAGAAGCGCAGCGGCCTCCTGGCCTTCGGCAGCCTGGAGGCGGGCGGCCGGCGCTTCCGGCTGGACGGCGGCGTGGGCGGCATGGACTACACGCAGGGCTACCTGGCGCGGCACACCGCCTGGCGCTGGGCCTTCGCGGCCGGACGGCTGGCGGACGGCACGCCCGTGGGACTCAACCTGGTGGAGGGCTTCAACGAGGGCGCCACCCAGGCCAACGAGAACGCCGTCTGGCTGGGCGACCGGCTCTATCCGGTAGGCCGCGCGCGCTTCGAGTACGACGCGAAGGAGCTGCTGGACCCGTGGCGCCTGACGACGGAGGACGGCGCCGTGGACCTGCGCTTCAAGCCCATCTACGTGCACCGCGAGGAGCGCAACCTGCGCCTCGTCGTGAGCCACTTCGCCCAGCCCGTGGGCTTCTTCGAGGGCACCCTGCGCGTGGGCGGCCAGGAGCTGAAGCTGTCCAACGTCCCCGGCGTCACCGAGGACCAGGA contains the following coding sequences:
- a CDS encoding ABC transporter ATP-binding protein translates to MIEARNLHKRFGSVTAVHDVSFTAEDGVITGLLGPNGAGKTTTLRMLYTLVRPDGGTATVDGVDVAQKPEVARRALGVLPDARGLYPRLTAREHARYFGELHGLSGAALDARVEELVELLDMKDIADRRTEGFSQGERVKVALARALVHGPRNVLLDEPTNGLDVMATRSVRTLLRKLKAQGCCVVFSSHVMQEVAALCDRIVVVARGRVVADGTADALRASTGKDSLEEAFVSVIGSEQGLRE
- a CDS encoding ABC transporter permease, which gives rise to MRGQVGTVLRKEVLDHLRDKRTLGSAVMWPLLGPLVFLVMFNVMASWYRQDRPLEMPVVGREHAPSLMAFLERYGAKLSEAPKDYEALVQAGKLDVVLVVPDDYAQDFADGHTAAVRLVVDSSRNKARQSVQRAQRMLGAYSQQTGSQRLFARGVSPELAVPVRVDELDLSTPERTAATVLTTIPLFLVMAAFAGGMQLASDTMAGERERGSLEPLLLNPAPRGAVVAGKWLATCAMAATGVLLCLVGYFLVVKRVPLEDLGVRARFDTPAALGMLAAVLPLVLAASAVQMWVSTYARSFKEAQTYLSLLMVLPTLPGMMLALSPIQTQTWMFAVPVLGQELLAGEVMRGESLGPVPFLLALVSCVAVSAVALRFTTRLLSQERIIFGRS
- a CDS encoding DUF2804 domain-containing protein, with translation MTLEREREALLPFAPASVASTEGEPRFGTYQGELPEVDLPRLLGKWAPGRTTRLLKRKRWHYTFVATQEVAALFAVVDLGYTANAFAVAVDLQEKRPLCDVSFLGVPGPLAEVSDKPGAGLVAAFRTLGGRMSVKRGESDERYQVEVDVSRMRTQSLQSFQWNGELLVAGGPPALTVIAPVEGDGLVNVTQKRSGLLAFGSLEAGGRRFRLDGGVGGMDYTQGYLARHTAWRWAFAAGRLADGTPVGLNLVEGFNEGATQANENAVWLGDRLYPVGRARFEYDAKELLDPWRLTTEDGAVDLRFKPIYVHREERNLRLVVSHFAQPVGFFEGTLRVGGQELKLSNVPGVTEDQDMLW